Proteins found in one Methanospirillum hungatei JF-1 genomic segment:
- a CDS encoding DUF2111 domain-containing protein: MSRYILSDQAEATDWIPVCMAIHEMVGKLPVTARSLEKRGIRIEDGVVVDDDYSGPILEEVLAAGEIRKVTPSTGQYKGIPVIVAPLKDDTGKTIAAIGLVDITGIFDLATLMEHQSTIIRQVCGKDPCPLPTEQIRAKR, from the coding sequence ATGAGCCGTTATATCTTATCTGATCAGGCCGAGGCAACCGACTGGATACCGGTCTGTATGGCCATTCATGAGATGGTCGGAAAACTGCCGGTGACAGCCCGATCTCTTGAGAAACGGGGTATCCGGATAGAAGACGGGGTAGTTGTTGATGATGATTACTCAGGACCAATTCTTGAAGAGGTGCTGGCAGCCGGAGAGATCCGCAAAGTTACTCCATCAACAGGTCAATATAAAGGGATCCCGGTTATTGTAGCCCCCCTGAAAGATGATACCGGAAAGACCATTGCCGCAATCGGTCTGGTGGATATAACAGGAATATTTGACCTTGCAACGCTCATGGAGCATCAGTCCACCATCATCAGACAGGTCTGTGGCAAAGACCCCTGCCCCCTTCCGACAGAGCAGATCAGGGCAAAGCGGTGA